The genomic segment TTATTAAAATTGGAAATTGCATATCTTTATGGCTATGATAGATTTTTCATGTGTCTTTTTTGATATCGAAAAATATTGCAAATATACAACTATGTGAAATCGGCATTCACCATGCGAAATTCACATAGCCGGTTGCGACCAGTCTGATAAAATCAGGGACTTTCACTTGTTACACTTGGGGACAGAGAAACATGGATTCGATGATCGATAAAAAAGAAGAGCTCCGCCAACAACTGCGCCAAGCGGCGCTTGAATATCACGAGTTTCCGACCCCCGGGAAAATTAGCGTAACTCCCACCAAATTACTGACAAACCAGCGCGATCTGGCGCTGGCTTACTCGCCCGGCGTTGCCGCTGCCTGCGAAGAAATCGTCGCCGATCCGGCGAATGCCTTCCGCTACACAGCGCGCGGCAACTTGGTGGCGGTCATCACCAACGGCACCGCCGTCCTCGGCCTGGGTAATATCGGCCCGCTGGCTTCCAAGCCGGTGATGGAAGGCAAGGGCGTTCTGTTCAAGAAATTCGCCGGCATCGACGTCTTCGATATTGAAATCAACGAACACGATCCGGACAAGCTGTGCGACATCATCGCTTCGCTGGAGCCGACTTTCGGCGGCATCAACCTGGAAGATATCAAGGCGCCAGAGTGCTTCGAGATCGAGCGCAAGCTGCGCGACCGTATGAAGATCCCGGTCTTTCACGATGACCAGCATGGCACCGCTATCATCGTCGGCGCGGCGATTCTCAATGGCCTCAAAGTAGTCAACAAAGACATCAAGAACTGCAAGCTGGTGGTCTCGGGCGCTGGCGCCGCGGCGCTGGCCTGCCTGGACCTGATCGTTGATCTCGGGTTCCCTATTGAAAACATTTTCGTGACTGACCTAGCTGGCGTGGTCTACAAAGGACGGGTCGAGCTGATGGATCCGGACAAGGCGCGTTTTGCACGAGAAACCGATGCGCGCACTCTGGGCGAACTCATCCCAGGCGCCGATATTTTCCTCGGTCTGTCGGCTGGCGGCGTACTCAAGCAAGACATGGTAAAGGCGATGGCGCCCCGGCCGCTGGTGCTGGCGCTGGCCAATCCGACGCCGGAAATCCTGCCGGAAGATGTCAAAGCCGTGCGTGACGACGCCGTCATGGCGACGGGCCGTTCGGATTATCCGAACCAGGTTAACAACGTTCTCTGCTTCCCGTACATTTTCCGCGGTGCGCTGGATTGCGGCGCCACCACCATCACCCGCGAAATGGAAATCGCCGTGGTGCACGCGATCGCCGAACTGGCGCAAGCGGAGCAGTCGGACATCGTCGCCACTACTTACGGCATCACCAACCTGTCGTTCGGCCCTGAATACATTATTCCAAAGCCGTTCGATCCTCGCCTGATGATCAAGATTGCGCCAGCAGTGGCCAAGGCTGCTGAAGCTTCTGGCGTCGCCAGCCGTCCGATCAAGGACATGGAAGCCTACATCGACAAGCTGCAACAGTTCGTGTATCGCAGCGGCACCTTCATGCGGCCTCTGTTCCAGATCGCCAAGAAGACGCCAGCCGGTAAGAAACGCATCGTCTACGCCGAAGGCGAAGAAGAACGCGTCCTGCGTGCGGTGCAAGTGGTGGTGGATGAAAACCTGGCGCGGCCGATCCTGGTCGGCCGTCCTGCGGTGCTGCAACAACGTATCGAACGTTTCGGCCTGCGTCTGAAAGCGGACGTCGATTTCGAAGTCATCAATCCGGATTTCGACGAGCGCTATCGCGACTACTGGCAAACTTTCCTGGCGATGACCAAGCGCCAGGGCGTGACAGAGCAATACGCCAAGCTGGAAATGCGCCGCCGTCATACGCTGATCGGTTCGATGGCGATCCACAAGGGCCACGCCGACGGCATGATCTGCGGCACCTACGGTACCACCAGCCTGCATCTGAACTACATCGACAAGGTACTGGGGCGGCGCGAAGGCGTGAATGTCTACGCTGCGATGAATGCCTTGATCCTGACCGATCGTCAATTGGTGCTGGTCGATACCCACGTCAACGAAGAGCCAACTGCCGAGCAACTGGCAGAGATCACCATCCTGGCTGCGGAAGAGATGTTGCGCTTCGGCATCAAGCCGCGCGTAGCCTTGCTGTCCCATTCCAACTATGGTTCCAGCAACAGCGCTTCGGCGCAAAAGATGCGCAACGCGCTCGCGATCATCAAGGAACTGTCGCCCGAACTGGAAGTCGACGGCGAAATGCACGGCGATACTGCGCTCAACATTGAACTGCGTCGCAAGCTGATGCCGGATTCGTCGCTGAAAGGCGATGCCAACCTGCTGGTGATGCCGAATATCGATGCCGCCAATATCGCCTACAATTTGCTCAAGAACACTTGCGGCAATGGCGTAGCGGTTGGCCCGATCCTGCTCGGTTGCGCCAAGCCGGTACATATCCTGACGCCATCGGCAACTGTGCGCCGTATCGTCAACATGACTGCCTTGTGCGTGGTGGACGCGATTTCGGCGCGTTAAGATCTAGACAGAAGTAGCAAGCAAGAAGAGAAGGGCCCTGTTTTACCACCGGATAACCGGCGGCAAAGCAGGGCCTTTTTTATTGGTTCGGGAGGACATCGCCGGATGCGTTTTAGTTGATCACAAGATAGATAAAGCGTGTAAATTGTAGTGAAAAACGGTAGTACTACAATGATCAGGAGATGCGATGCCCGAGTATCCGAAGAGCCCGTTGATGGGACAGATGATGAGCCAGCCCTTGCTCATCTCCAGCATTATCCAGCACGCCGACCGTTATTTCGGCGCTAACGAAATCGTGTCGCGGCGGATTGAGGGTGATTTGCATCGCTATACCTATAGCGAGTGCCATCAGCGCTCACGGCGGCTCGCCAATGCGCTCGCTACACTTGGCGTGGGGATGGGCGAACGGGTCGCAACGCTGGCATGGAACGGCTACCGGCACATGGAGGCCTACTACGCGGTCTCCGGAACCGGTGCGGTGCTGCATACGATCAACCCGCGCTTGCATCCAGACCTGATCGGCTATATCGCCAACCACGCCGAAGACCAGTATCTCTTGTTCGATACTTGTTTCCTGCCGCTGGTGGAAGCGGTGGCGCCGCTAGCCAAGACCATCAAGGGTTATATCGCTTTATGCGCGCGCGAGCACATGCCGCCGGATAGCAAACTGCCCAATCTGCTGTGCTACGAAGAGCTGCTTGCATCCAACGCGGACGATTATCGCTGGCCGACGTTCGACGAAAATTCCGCCTCCAGCTTGTGCTACACATCGGGCACCACCGGAAATCCCAAGGGCGCGCTATATTCGCACCGCTCCACCGTGTTGCATTCACTGGCTTCGGTGATGCCGGACACTATGAACATCTCAGGCCGCGACGCCGTGTTACCGATCGTTCCGATGTTTCATGTGAATGCCTGGGGTTTGCCGTACGCTGTACCGCTGACGGGTGCGAAAATGGTGTTTCCGGGACCGGGGCTCGACGGCAAATCGCTGTATGAATTATTCGAGCAGGAGCAGGTCACCATTTCCGCCGGCGTGCCGACGGTGTGGCTGGGCCTGCTCAATCATATGGATCAGAACCAGCTACGTTTCTCCAGTTTCAAGCGCACCATCATTGGCGGCTCGGCCTGTCCGCCGGCGATGATGAAGAGCTTGCGTCATCGTTATGACGTGGACGTGGTGCATGCCTGGGGCATGACAGAGATGTCGCCGCTGGGGACCACTGGCAGCCTGCAAACCAGGCATTTGTCATTACCCGCCGAGCAGCAGGAATTGCTGTTGCAAAAACAGGGCCATGCTATCTACGGCGTCGACATGAAGATTGTCGATGACGACGGGCAGGAATTACCCTGGGATGGCGTCACCTACGGTAATCTGCTGGTCAAGGGACCATGGATAGTCGACAGCTATTTCAAGAATGAAGGTGGCGATATCATGCGGGACGGCTGGTTTCCAACCGGCGATGTGGCGACCATCGATGCTGACGGCTACATGCAAATCACCGATCGCAGCAAGGACGTGATCAAGTCAGGCGGCGAATGGATCAGCAGCATTGAGCTGGAAAATATCGCGATGGCGCATCCGGCTGTGCAGATGGCCGCCTGTATCGGGATTTTTCATCCAAAATGGGATGAGCGACCTTTGCTGGTGGTGGTGCGTAAACCGGGAATGGAAGTCAGTAGCGCGGAGCTGTTGAAATTTTTCGAAGGCAAGATCGCCAAATGGTGGACGCCGGATGACGTCGCATTCGTCGACGCCTTGCCGATCGGGGCGACCGGCAAGCTGCTGAAAAACAAATTGCGCGAGCAGTTCAAGGCTTATAACTTGCCGACCGCCTGAGCGTCGCGGCGGCTGATTCGCGTTTATTCGGATTCACCGCTCTGCTTCAAGGGCACACGCCCGGTTTGTACGCGGCTGGCGGCGCGGTCGCAATGGCCGGGTTGGTCGTCAAAAAACATATGCGGCTTGAAGGCCGCCAGCACGTCGGATTTGACCAGGCCACCCATGAAGAAGGTTTCATCGATGGCTACATCCCAGGCACGCAAGGTGCGGATCACCCGTTCATGCGCGGGCGACGAGCGCGCCGTGACGAGCGCCGTGCGGATAGGCGCGGCATGGCCGTCAGGGTTCTTGAAATTGTTCTGGATGTAGGACAGCGCCAGCAGCAGCCGTGCAAACGGGCCTTGCGGCAAAGGCAGCAAGGCGTTTTCGCGCTCATGTTTCTCGAATGCCTCAATTCCCTCGGTTTGATAAATCCTTTCCGACTCATCTGAAAAAATCACGGCGTCGCCATCGAAAGCGATGCGAATCTGGTCCAGTTCTTCCATGGCGCTGTCGGGCATCTGATACAGCAGCGCGGCGGCGGCGCCGGAATTGACCGCCGCTTGCACGTCATCTTCGTGCAGCGACAGGAACAGGCTAACGTTGAATGCCTGCAAGTACGGCGCCAGCGAAGCTCCACCGGATAGTACCGCACGCGTAATGTCGAGATCGTAATGCTTGATCGAGTTAAAAATACGCATCGAGGTTTCGCTGGAATTGCGCGACATGACCACCACCTCGACGAAACGTCGGCCGGTCAGCTGGTTCAGTTTCAGCAGCGCTTTTACCAAGGCGTAACCGGCGCCCGGCTTAAGGATCTGGTTTTCGTTGAGCAGCTGGTGACGGCGATATTCCTCCAGTCCTTGCTGGCGAAATATGGCTTCCTCTATTTCCAGATCGAATAGCGCGCGGGATGAAATTCCCACGACCAGTAAATTTTCCAGGGACTGGGGCATGGCTGGCAGTCTACAGATGGCGGTTGAAAGCGTCCATTATAGGCTGTTGCGGCGCGGCCGATAAATGGCGATTTTGTTATTGTCTTGAGGTCGCGGAGGAGCGAGATGTTCCTCGTTGTTACGTTACATGTTACGTGTCGGAGAACAACTTGGTGGCATGGACCAGGATAAGGGTTTATATAATAAAATTTCTCTTAGTCATTGATTTATAAGGTTTTATCTTCGATTTCTAAAATTTTTGATGAGGTACGTCGGCGGCGGGTTTAGCCGTATTACCCGCTGGCACGATCTTTGCGAAAAGACAGTAGGCATAGCTGTTATCCGATTCATCAAAAAGGGAGATAGATCATGAAAGCATCGAAGAAAAGCGGATTGCTCGCAACATCCATGTTACTGACAGCACTGCTCGCAGGCTGCGGCGGCAGTGGCAGCCTGACGGGAGGCCTCGGCGGTACAACGGCCGGTGTTGGGCCTGGCCCAGGCCCTGGCGGTACCACGCCGACCAGCCCGACCACGCCGACGACGCCGGTCACTCCACCAACTCCACCAGCGCCCCCAACGTCATCAGCCAATGCTTTGTCGAATCTCGGCACTACAGTATCAAGCGTCGGCACAGCGGTGGATGGCGCCGGCAACACAATCGTCAGCCAATTGCCATTGACGTCGGCTTCCAAGGTCGCATTAGGTGGTTTGATAGATAACGCTAGCGGTATCGTCACCGTGCTGGGCGGCGGCGTGACTAACGGCCTCGGTCAAATCGGCACTGCGCAAGATCCACTCGGAATCACAGCCGGCAGCACCGGCGGCGTGGTAGCCCAGGTCGGCGCTACTGTGAACAGTGCTGGCCAAGTGGTCTCCAGCTTGGGCAGCAGCGGTCCGCTGAGCGCCCTGGCGCCCGTGACTACGCCGGTTGGCGGCCTGGTTAGCACCGTCGGCAATACTGTCTCCGGCACTGTGGCGCCGCTGGTGACGACTGCATTGACTACCGGTCCGGTACAACAATTGACGCAGACAGTCAGTACGGCCATCGTACCGTTGACCAGCACCGCCGCCACCGTTTTGCAAACGGCAGGCAATGTGACGGCGCTCAATCAGCCAGCTAACCTGTTGGTGGGCGTGCTTGGCAATACTGTCGCCAGCGTCGGTGGCGGACTGACTGGTTCAGGCGTGCCTGTCGTTAGCAATCTTGGTCCGGTGGTCACAAACACCGGCAATCTGGTGGGAGGCCTTTCCACCAACGGCGTCACCGGCACTGGCCAGCCATTGCTGGGCAATCAAACAGGCGGCATCTTGCAACCGGCTGACAATGCTTTGACTAGTGCGCTTGTCGGTCCTCTGGCTCCTGTGGTCGGTGTGGTGAATGGTTTGACTGGCAGTCTTAGCGGTGCGGCTGGTGCAGGCGGCCCGCTGGCTCCTGTCACTGGCTTGCTAGGCGGTTTGACTGGCGCAGTCGGTGGTGCTGGCGGCAGTGGTCCTCTCGCACCTGTCACCGGCTTGCTGGGTGGTTTGACTGGCGCGGTTGGTGGCGCAGGCGGCAGCGGTCCACTGGCTCCTGTCACCGGTTTGCTGGGTAGCTTGACCGGTGCTGTTGGCGGAGCTGCCGGTGGCAGCACAGGCAGCCCGCTGGCCCCTGTGACTGGCTTGTTAGGCGGTTTGGGCGGAACTGCTGGCGCTGGTGGCACAACAGCTAGCCCATTGGCTCCGGTACTCAATCTGGTTGCCGGCTTGACCTCTGGTGTTTCGGGTGGCGCAACAGGCACAGGCGGCACCGGCCAGTCGACCGGTCTCTTGGGCGGTTTGTTGGGCGCCACAAGTAAGAAATAAACAGTTGTATATGGGTACAAAAATCCCTGGTTTCTACCAGGGATTTTTGTTTGATGGGGTGTCAATTTGCTCAATCATGCAACTACAAATCATCAATGAACTAGCCATGTATAGCAGAATAAAATAGTTGCACTGAATGAATTATTGCCGTACTTTAACAGTCACTTCAGGTCCTGATTTTCAGACCGCGATGAATAGAATGGTTTTGCCGTCGATAACGAACGAGAGCCGTAGCCGCATGCAACTATTTAAATCGAAGTGCTCCCGCCGCGCCGGATTGATCCTGGCCCATAGCGCCTATTGGTTGATGACGACGGTTGCCATGCCCGCGCATGCCGATTCACGCAGCCCGCTACAAGGCAACCCAACCGACTCCTTGCCAAAGGTCGAAGCGCCGTCCAATCCGACGGTAACCATCAATGTGCAGACGCAGCCGGTTGATCCGGCCATGCAAAAACTGCTGGCGAGTCATTTGACGCCCGCGAGTTTCAAGATATCCGGCGTCAATGCCTTGCCATTCGCAGAAGTCGCAGCGCTATTCGCGCCGATGGCCAACCGCGATACCACGGTGGCGGAATTGCTGACCGCCGCCAACAAGGTTACGCAGATGTATCAGGACCGCGGCTATCCGCTTTCCTTTGCCTTTGTGCCGGCCCAGAGCTTCGAGAATAATGTGGTGGTCATTACGGTGGTAGAGGGTTACGTCAAGAACGTTAAGGTTGAAGGCAATCCGGGCGGCAGCGAAGAGCGTCTGAAGCGGATCGGCGAGCAATTGCAGCAGGACCGGCCGTTGCGCCGCGCTACCTTCGAACGGGTTGCCGGCATTCTTAGCCTGCAGCCAGGAGTCAAGATTGTCGCCAACGTAGCACCGCCGACGACTACCGACGGCGCAGCCGATATGGTGCTGACGGTGACACGGAAGCCGATCACAGTTGGTGTCGGCGCCGATTACCGGCAGCCGGGAATCCGCGGCTTGTTGAACGCTACCAGCAATGGCTTGACGCCATTGGGTGAGCAGGTGAGTGTAAGTACGCTACAGCCGAGCGGTGATCAGAAGGAGAAATACTACGCCATCAACTATGTCCAGCCAATAGGTACCGACGGCTTGACCGCTAGGATAAATGCATCGGATTATCGCGCTCAACCGCAAAATGCCGCTTTGGCGCCACTGAATTACCTGACGCAATACCAAACGAAAACTACCCATGTCGGTGGTTCCCTGAGTTACCCCGTCATCCTGGACAACACGCATAGCCTGACCGTTACAGGCGGTGCTTATAGCGCCGAAAACAGTCAGACTTATACTCCTGCGCCGCTCTACGCGCCAATTACGGTGACGCTCAGTTCGCAAGTACGGGTGCTGAGCGCAGAGGCAGCTTGGGTCGATGTCAAAACAAGTCCGGAAAAATTGCAGCAGACGCGACAATTAAGTGTTGGCGTGTACAAAGCCATAGATGGACTTGGCAACAAGAGTAAGGGCAATAACGTTGATGTGGGCTTTACCCGTGTCACCCTGCAAGCATCGCAATCGAATCAATTGCCCGGCGGCTTCGGCGTTGCGATAGCAGCCAGCACACAGTACAGCAGTAATATTTTGCCGACCTCGGAGCAGATCGGTTTTGGCGGCAAGCTGTTCGGTCTGGCTTATCCAGCCGGAGAAGTGGCCGGCGACAAAGGCTGGGGCATATCGGCTGAAGTAAATCGCCTGTTCCCCATGAGTTACACCTACCTGAAATCGGTGCAGCCCTATTTTCTGGTGGACCATTCTCGAGTGTATTCCAATGCCGGTCCTTTGACTCACGACACTTTGGGCTCTGTTGCGCTGGGGGTACGGTTTTCAGATGCTCACTACTACACATTGGACCTGTCGGTGGCAAAACCAGTAGCCAATATTCCAGTCAATTCCAACTCAAGGTCATTGCGCTTTAATGCAATGTATTCATATCAGTTGGATTGAATATTGATTCAAGGCAGCAAAAACGGATCTTGATTCAGATCGGCCAGTGTTTTTTTGTTGGCTGCTATCAACTTCTGATTTTCCGTCGCCGATCCGACCGTTCAACAGTTATCGCCCTGAGGGCAACAAAGTCGCCGTTAAGCCGCATTCCTAGTGATTTTTGAAGCATTCAAAATGCATAAATTGGACAACATTTTGGCGTTCAAAAAAACTATGGGAAATGCACATTGATAGCTGATTTCTTAGTTCCCTCAAAGGAATTTTTACTTGCCTTCATGTAAGCATTTTTTTCACAATGTAAAACATTATTTCAAGATGAAATCGTGGTTTACCTATGAAAATTCCACTAGAGGTAATGCTCTATTAATATGTTTCTTAAGAGAAAAATTTATGTTGAGGTAATTTTTAATCGGGGCTATGCTGATACCGCGTAGTCCGGAATTGGGAGTGGTTGTCTGCAGTCAGATCGGCTGTTTTTGTCCATCTGGATTGCAACGCCAAGGGCTGCCTCTTTAATGCGATGGTGTTTCTTCAGGAGATCACAATGAACGTCAAATTAATGAAATTTCTTCGGGATGAAGATGGCGTTACGGCGATTGAGTACGGGCTGATTGCCGGACTGATTGCTGTGGCTATCATAGGCGGAGTAACTGCCTTGGGAGGAAGTTTGAGTGGCCTGTTCAACTATATCTCGGGTCTGTTACCTAAGGCACCGTAAACTGTCCGGCTATTCTATTGGGATGGTTGAGCGGAGCAAACATGCTGCATATGAGCCATCTACCGTTGCCGTTATTCCTGTTGTTTTGCACTTTAATATTTTTGTATGACTATTTGTTCAGGCGAGTTCCCAATAAGTTGCTTTTGATAGCGATAGCGGTGCAATTTGCTTGGCTTGTAGTCTTCGGCAACGGATTGAATGGGTTGGATTGGCGCGGTGCGTTTTCAGGCTTTATGGCAGGATTGGTATTTTTCGCTCCGCTCTATATTTTACGTGCGATGGCTGCAGGCGATGTCAAATTTTTTGCTGTGCTTGGTTTATTGCTTGGGCCAGGTGCGTTGTTGCCTGTTTTTTTGTTCGCGTCATTGATCGCCGGTGCGCATGCGATGATAGTTTACGTATTGCGGTTAGGGCTGGCGCCAGGTTTGCAAGTGATTGCGGTTCGCGTGGCGTGTTGGAACTGGTACCAACGCATGTTGGAAAGACGCGGTAATCGTGTTGGCATTCCTTACGCCGCATACCTGGCCTTGACGGGAGCTTGGGCAGGCATGCAAGGTGCGGGAGTTATGCCAGTTTTCACCTGATTGATTGTTTGCTTCATGGATGTCAGCACGGCGCACGTCGGTAGTGCACGGATCGTATCGGCTGCGAAGATCGGGAGCGGGGATGCATTACAAATATAAACGTGCAGCTCATCCGGATATGGATAGAGGAGCCAAGAGCGCTGCCCAGCGCGGCGTTGCAGCAATTGAATTTGCATTGATATTTCCCATATTCTTCATGCTTCTATATGGGATCATCACCTATGTCCTGATTTTTCTGGCCCAGCAATCTCTGGCGCTGGCGGCTGAAGAGGGCGCGCGCGCTGCGTTGCGCTATACCACTGCCAGTCGCGGCGCGATTGCCTGCGCTACAGCTACTCAACTCGTCAGCTGGCTAGGCAACGGCGGCGTATCTTGCCCAACACCCGTACCTTTGACTTGTGCCAACCCTGCTGGCACGACCGCACAATGCATCACAGTGACCGTCTCATACAATTACGGTACATATCCACTGGTGCCGTTATTGCTGGGTTCGTTAATGCGGGTTGCGGTGCCTGCCACTCTGACAAGCTCGGCAACGGTGCAAATTGACTGAACAAGATTAGTTCACACGGTTGAATATTTTTTGCATGCGTTCCAATTTTTTGACTGGTCACGAATCTGTGAGCCAATGACTTGACCCCTGTTTGCTTTGTATTTGACTTGGAAACCACGTTGAACAATTCTTTCGTTCGGATAGGCATCGAGTACACACTATGAATAACCTGACAAAAATTGTGGCGGCGATATTGGTAGTGGCCGCACTTGGTCTAGCGTTTGTGGCCTGGTGGCTGGGTAGCCGTCCGCCGCCAACGATCGCGACGTCGGCGGGGCCAGCGATAACCGGCAAGCCTTCCCAGCAATATGAGGTGATCGTCGCGGCGCACGCACTGCAGGCGGGTAAAGCCATCATCACCGACGACATCAGCTTGGTGACACTGCCGATCAATCCGGCCGGCGCCTATAACCAGGCTAGTTCTGTTGTCGGCAAAATCCCTTTGATTGACATCGGCGCTGGTACGCCCATTACGGAAAGCGGGCTGGCCAGTGGCCTGGCCGTCAAGCT from the Collimonas arenae genome contains:
- a CDS encoding ShlB/FhaC/HecB family hemolysin secretion/activation protein codes for the protein MQLFKSKCSRRAGLILAHSAYWLMTTVAMPAHADSRSPLQGNPTDSLPKVEAPSNPTVTINVQTQPVDPAMQKLLASHLTPASFKISGVNALPFAEVAALFAPMANRDTTVAELLTAANKVTQMYQDRGYPLSFAFVPAQSFENNVVVITVVEGYVKNVKVEGNPGGSEERLKRIGEQLQQDRPLRRATFERVAGILSLQPGVKIVANVAPPTTTDGAADMVLTVTRKPITVGVGADYRQPGIRGLLNATSNGLTPLGEQVSVSTLQPSGDQKEKYYAINYVQPIGTDGLTARINASDYRAQPQNAALAPLNYLTQYQTKTTHVGGSLSYPVILDNTHSLTVTGGAYSAENSQTYTPAPLYAPITVTLSSQVRVLSAEAAWVDVKTSPEKLQQTRQLSVGVYKAIDGLGNKSKGNNVDVGFTRVTLQASQSNQLPGGFGVAIAASTQYSSNILPTSEQIGFGGKLFGLAYPAGEVAGDKGWGISAEVNRLFPMSYTYLKSVQPYFLVDHSRVYSNAGPLTHDTLGSVALGVRFSDAHYYTLDLSVAKPVANIPVNSNSRSLRFNAMYSYQLD
- a CDS encoding Flp family type IVb pilin, with protein sequence MNVKLMKFLRDEDGVTAIEYGLIAGLIAVAIIGGVTALGGSLSGLFNYISGLLPKAP
- a CDS encoding 5'-nucleotidase, which translates into the protein MPQSLENLLVVGISSRALFDLEIEEAIFRQQGLEEYRRHQLLNENQILKPGAGYALVKALLKLNQLTGRRFVEVVVMSRNSSETSMRIFNSIKHYDLDITRAVLSGGASLAPYLQAFNVSLFLSLHEDDVQAAVNSGAAAALLYQMPDSAMEELDQIRIAFDGDAVIFSDESERIYQTEGIEAFEKHERENALLPLPQGPFARLLLALSYIQNNFKNPDGHAAPIRTALVTARSSPAHERVIRTLRAWDVAIDETFFMGGLVKSDVLAAFKPHMFFDDQPGHCDRAASRVQTGRVPLKQSGESE
- a CDS encoding 3-(methylthio)propionyl-CoA ligase; its protein translation is MPEYPKSPLMGQMMSQPLLISSIIQHADRYFGANEIVSRRIEGDLHRYTYSECHQRSRRLANALATLGVGMGERVATLAWNGYRHMEAYYAVSGTGAVLHTINPRLHPDLIGYIANHAEDQYLLFDTCFLPLVEAVAPLAKTIKGYIALCAREHMPPDSKLPNLLCYEELLASNADDYRWPTFDENSASSLCYTSGTTGNPKGALYSHRSTVLHSLASVMPDTMNISGRDAVLPIVPMFHVNAWGLPYAVPLTGAKMVFPGPGLDGKSLYELFEQEQVTISAGVPTVWLGLLNHMDQNQLRFSSFKRTIIGGSACPPAMMKSLRHRYDVDVVHAWGMTEMSPLGTTGSLQTRHLSLPAEQQELLLQKQGHAIYGVDMKIVDDDGQELPWDGVTYGNLLVKGPWIVDSYFKNEGGDIMRDGWFPTGDVATIDADGYMQITDRSKDVIKSGGEWISSIELENIAMAHPAVQMAACIGIFHPKWDERPLLVVVRKPGMEVSSAELLKFFEGKIAKWWTPDDVAFVDALPIGATGKLLKNKLREQFKAYNLPTA
- a CDS encoding prepilin peptidase, coding for MLHMSHLPLPLFLLFCTLIFLYDYLFRRVPNKLLLIAIAVQFAWLVVFGNGLNGLDWRGAFSGFMAGLVFFAPLYILRAMAAGDVKFFAVLGLLLGPGALLPVFLFASLIAGAHAMIVYVLRLGLAPGLQVIAVRVACWNWYQRMLERRGNRVGIPYAAYLALTGAWAGMQGAGVMPVFT
- a CDS encoding TadE/TadG family type IV pilus assembly protein, which produces MDRGAKSAAQRGVAAIEFALIFPIFFMLLYGIITYVLIFLAQQSLALAAEEGARAALRYTTASRGAIACATATQLVSWLGNGGVSCPTPVPLTCANPAGTTAQCITVTVSYNYGTYPLVPLLLGSLMRVAVPATLTSSATVQID
- a CDS encoding NADP-dependent malic enzyme — protein: MDSMIDKKEELRQQLRQAALEYHEFPTPGKISVTPTKLLTNQRDLALAYSPGVAAACEEIVADPANAFRYTARGNLVAVITNGTAVLGLGNIGPLASKPVMEGKGVLFKKFAGIDVFDIEINEHDPDKLCDIIASLEPTFGGINLEDIKAPECFEIERKLRDRMKIPVFHDDQHGTAIIVGAAILNGLKVVNKDIKNCKLVVSGAGAAALACLDLIVDLGFPIENIFVTDLAGVVYKGRVELMDPDKARFARETDARTLGELIPGADIFLGLSAGGVLKQDMVKAMAPRPLVLALANPTPEILPEDVKAVRDDAVMATGRSDYPNQVNNVLCFPYIFRGALDCGATTITREMEIAVVHAIAELAQAEQSDIVATTYGITNLSFGPEYIIPKPFDPRLMIKIAPAVAKAAEASGVASRPIKDMEAYIDKLQQFVYRSGTFMRPLFQIAKKTPAGKKRIVYAEGEEERVLRAVQVVVDENLARPILVGRPAVLQQRIERFGLRLKADVDFEVINPDFDERYRDYWQTFLAMTKRQGVTEQYAKLEMRRRHTLIGSMAIHKGHADGMICGTYGTTSLHLNYIDKVLGRREGVNVYAAMNALILTDRQLVLVDTHVNEEPTAEQLAEITILAAEEMLRFGIKPRVALLSHSNYGSSNSASAQKMRNALAIIKELSPELEVDGEMHGDTALNIELRRKLMPDSSLKGDANLLVMPNIDAANIAYNLLKNTCGNGVAVGPILLGCAKPVHILTPSATVRRIVNMTALCVVDAISAR
- a CDS encoding collagen-like triple helix repeat-containing protein; the protein is MKASKKSGLLATSMLLTALLAGCGGSGSLTGGLGGTTAGVGPGPGPGGTTPTSPTTPTTPVTPPTPPAPPTSSANALSNLGTTVSSVGTAVDGAGNTIVSQLPLTSASKVALGGLIDNASGIVTVLGGGVTNGLGQIGTAQDPLGITAGSTGGVVAQVGATVNSAGQVVSSLGSSGPLSALAPVTTPVGGLVSTVGNTVSGTVAPLVTTALTTGPVQQLTQTVSTAIVPLTSTAATVLQTAGNVTALNQPANLLVGVLGNTVASVGGGLTGSGVPVVSNLGPVVTNTGNLVGGLSTNGVTGTGQPLLGNQTGGILQPADNALTSALVGPLAPVVGVVNGLTGSLSGAAGAGGPLAPVTGLLGGLTGAVGGAGGSGPLAPVTGLLGGLTGAVGGAGGSGPLAPVTGLLGSLTGAVGGAAGGSTGSPLAPVTGLLGGLGGTAGAGGTTASPLAPVLNLVAGLTSGVSGGATGTGGTGQSTGLLGGLLGATSKK